Sequence from the Lysobacter capsici genome:
CGCGCTCCAGGCATGCCGGGCCAGACCGTCGGCGGCGGAACTGCCGCACAGCGGCGAACCCAGACAGACCACGCGCGGCACCGGCAGCTCGGGGTGTTCGCGCAGCGCGGTCAGGGTGATCAAGCCGCCCAGGCTGTGGGCGAGCACATGGACCGGTTCGCGCCGCAGCCGTTCGACCAACCGCGGCAGGGTCGCCTCCGGGCCGCCGCCGGCCCCGGCGTAGGCGAATACCTCCGGTTCGAAGCCGGCCGCGGCCAGCCGCGCGCCGAGCCAGGCCATCGACACGCCGGGCATCCAGATGCCGTGCAGCATCAACACTTTGCGGGTGTCGCTCGGTTTTGCCATCTGCGTTTCTCGCGTCCGTTCGATCCAGCATAGACATCGGGCCGCGCGGGTGCGATCCAAGCGCCGCGCGCGGCGGCGGCCACCGCGACTTCAAGCGCCGGTCAGGTTGCGGTCGCGGACGGGATTGGGCGCTCATCGATGTCGCTCGGCAACGCAGGCGATCGACGGCGGCGCGGTGGCCTCGCGAATCGATTCGACCGACCAGCGTGCATCGCGTTCGTGTCGCCGATTGCGATGACGCATCGCGCGGACGCGATGCACCGGGATTGGTAGCAACTGAAACCGATCAAGCCCTTTGGAAATGTTTATTCAAAGCAAAAAGTGATGCGCATCGCCGATGGCGAACATAAAAACATTCGACACGTGGGAATGTGATCACGCGCCAACTCTGCGTTGCGATCGCGCTCCAGGATGCGCGCCACCTCCCCCCTGTTTCGCGGACCGAGCATGCGCCTGCGATACCCTGCCCCGCCTCTCGTCGGCATCCTGGCCGCGGCGTTGCTCGCCGCGGCCTCGATGTCGCCGATGACGCCCGCGCATTGCGGCGAACTGCGGCCCGCGCAAAGCAACGACGACCTGTCCAACCCGCATCGCGGTTTCCTGTTGTGGGGCACCACCGTCGGCGCCGACGGCGGCCTGCCCGACAATCACTACGGCGCGTCGATGTACCAGATCTACGTGCCGTGGCGCGAAATCGAAACCGCCGACGAGCAGTACGACTGGGCCGGTTTCGAGAAACGCCATCTCGAACCGATCCTCAAGGAAAACCCTAACGCGACCTTCGTGCTGCGCCCGGTCGCCGACTACCCCGACGGCGTGTCCAACAACATCAGCTTCTACTTCGACAAGACCGAAGGCCAGCTCGAACGCGATTACCCGAAGTTCCTGGAACTCGCGCCGCTCAACATCGCCGCGCACGACTACAGCAGTTGCGGCGGCGACGGCCCCGGACGCGCGCCGGAGTACAACTCGCCGGCGATGCGCCAGCAGTTGCAGCAGTTCGTCCAGGCCTTCGGCCGCCGCTACGACGGCGACCCGCGCATCACCGCGATCCACGTCGGCCTGCTCGGTTTCTGGGGCGAATGGCATACCTCCGGCTGCGAAGCCTGGGAACCCGACGCGACCACCCGCGCGCTGGTGCGCAATGCCTACGCGGCGGCGTTCACGCTCACGCCGGTGCATACCCGCTATGCGCGCAGCAGCGATCTGGACGGGGTGAACTTCGGCGTCAGCGAAGATTTCTTCCCCTCGTTCACCGCGATGTGCAACGCCTACAGCCCCAAGCTGCCGCGCTGCGACGACACCGGTTGGTGGAATCTGGAATGGGGCTTTCGCAACGAAGTGCCGGCCGCGCGCGAGAACTGGAAGCACAACCCGATCGGCGGCGAAAGCCCGTACGCCGACCAGAAGAAGACCTGGACCTCGCGCACCGCCGACATCGTCGATCTGCTCAAGCGTTACCACTTCAGCTGGCTCGGCCCGGCCGGTCAGCACGAGAACACCGGCAGCGGTTTTCCGGCCAAGATGCGCGCGATCAAGCGCGCGCTCGGTTACGAATTCACCGTGCGCCAGGCGGCGTGGCCCGATGCGATGCGCGCGGGCGCGCCGATCTCGGTCACGCTCAGCGTCGAGAACACCGGTTCGGCGCCGCTGTATCACCTCTACCAGACCGAGCTGCACTGGGTCGATGCGGGCGGCGCGACGCGCGCTCGCGCGGCGTTCGATTTTCCGTTGAATGCGTTGTTGCCGGGCGCCGCGCCCAGCACGCAGGTCAGTGCCACGACGGTGCCGGCTTCGCTGGCGCCAGGCAGTTATTCTTTGCGCCTGGCGTTCGCCGACAGTTGGCGCGAGCGGCCGGGCATCGCGCCGCAGAACGTGGGGCGCGATAGCACTGGACGGTTGAGCTTGGGGACGGTGACTGTCGCTGCGGCGGCGGTCGACCATTGAATGAGCGGGCCGGCGTAATCCCTCGGACGCCGGCCCGCTTTTCATCGAGCTGTTTGTATTTCGGGATGGGTTTGGCGGTGGGTGGCTCGTTGGCGGGGTTTCTCTGGCGGGCGTCTTGCGATCCGTTGACGCGCGTTCGATAGGTTTTTCGGTCTCGTTTTTTCTTGAAGACGATTGGGCTTTTCGGGCTTTGAGGCTTTCAAAGCTTGAAGCCAGATCAAAAGCTTCCGCCGCTGATGCGGCGGGTTACTTTCTTTTGTCTAAAGCAACAAAAGAAAGGTAACCAAAGAAAAATGCTTTGTTGTGAATCAAATGCCCGCGCG
This genomic interval carries:
- a CDS encoding DUF4832 domain-containing protein; amino-acid sequence: MRLRYPAPPLVGILAAALLAAASMSPMTPAHCGELRPAQSNDDLSNPHRGFLLWGTTVGADGGLPDNHYGASMYQIYVPWREIETADEQYDWAGFEKRHLEPILKENPNATFVLRPVADYPDGVSNNISFYFDKTEGQLERDYPKFLELAPLNIAAHDYSSCGGDGPGRAPEYNSPAMRQQLQQFVQAFGRRYDGDPRITAIHVGLLGFWGEWHTSGCEAWEPDATTRALVRNAYAAAFTLTPVHTRYARSSDLDGVNFGVSEDFFPSFTAMCNAYSPKLPRCDDTGWWNLEWGFRNEVPAARENWKHNPIGGESPYADQKKTWTSRTADIVDLLKRYHFSWLGPAGQHENTGSGFPAKMRAIKRALGYEFTVRQAAWPDAMRAGAPISVTLSVENTGSAPLYHLYQTELHWVDAGGATRARAAFDFPLNALLPGAAPSTQVSATTVPASLAPGSYSLRLAFADSWRERPGIAPQNVGRDSTGRLSLGTVTVAAAAVDH
- a CDS encoding esterase/lipase family protein; its protein translation is MAKPSDTRKVLMLHGIWMPGVSMAWLGARLAAAGFEPEVFAYAGAGGGPEATLPRLVERLRREPVHVLAHSLGGLITLTALREHPELPVPRVVCLGSPLCGSSAADGLARHAWSAPMLGRAAQLLQAGCPPWQGAAEIGLIAGRSPRGLGRYFGRFEGDSDGTVAVSETRLPGLAAHEVIEASHSGLLFSAQAARMAESFFRRGRFAD